The Bernardetia litoralis DSM 6794 genome includes a window with the following:
- a CDS encoding IS4 family transposase, which produces MRYSLTNEINKLIDRFPILSHLSRKKFLAMYILALINSRNVQFCETANHLNPEVKNKSNETRIQDFYRKAELNFDQIALLFFCIFPSSQKLDIVIDRTEWDFGKYQCNILMVVLSNRTLTLPFYWELLDNKSGNSNTENRIDLVKKCLDIILPQRISLFVGDREFVGHHWFKYLKYNKINFCFRIPKHHNIVHYDEHMNKIVQKAEHLHQAYPNGITLSNRLVDGIVGNVYIGTGKDGELLFLFGNLAAPTLPKYYERRWTIESFFQNLKGRGFNLKITHLQNSEKLKKLIACVSLAYAFCSNTGLYEHRKVQKIKNKNHGRKSTSFARKGIDIIRDLLKQTELLDQLVEKFVRIICINARKIIAKSDFLHEKMVI; this is translated from the coding sequence ATGAGATATTCTCTCACTAACGAAATTAATAAATTAATAGACCGTTTCCCAATTCTTTCGCACCTTTCTCGTAAAAAATTTCTAGCTATGTATATTTTAGCTTTAATTAATAGTAGAAATGTGCAATTTTGTGAAACAGCAAATCACCTCAATCCAGAAGTTAAAAATAAATCTAATGAAACTAGAATACAAGATTTTTACAGAAAAGCAGAGTTAAATTTTGACCAAATTGCACTTCTATTTTTTTGTATTTTTCCCTCTTCTCAAAAATTAGACATTGTTATAGATCGTACAGAATGGGATTTTGGTAAATATCAATGCAATATTCTAATGGTTGTGCTAAGTAATCGTACACTTACTTTACCTTTTTATTGGGAATTATTAGATAATAAAAGTGGCAATTCCAACACCGAAAATAGGATAGATTTAGTAAAAAAATGTTTGGACATCATTCTTCCTCAACGAATTAGTTTATTTGTTGGAGATAGGGAATTTGTAGGTCATCATTGGTTTAAGTATCTGAAATACAATAAGATAAATTTTTGTTTTCGAATTCCCAAACATCATAATATTGTTCATTATGACGAACACATGAATAAAATAGTGCAAAAAGCAGAGCATCTTCATCAAGCTTATCCTAATGGAATAACTTTGTCTAATAGATTAGTAGATGGTATTGTAGGAAATGTATATATAGGAACAGGAAAAGATGGAGAACTTTTATTTTTATTTGGCAATTTAGCAGCTCCTACTTTACCTAAATACTATGAAAGAAGGTGGACAATAGAAAGCTTTTTTCAGAACTTAAAAGGAAGAGGTTTTAATTTAAAAATTACTCATTTACAAAATAGCGAAAAGCTTAAAAAATTGATTGCTTGCGTTTCTCTAGCTTATGCTTTTTGTTCTAATACAGGGCTGTACGAACATAGAAAAGTGCAAAAAATAAAAAATAAAAATCATGGCAGAAAATCTACAAGTTTTGCACGAAAAGGAATAGACATAATACGAGATTTATTAAAACAGACAGAATTATTAGACCAACTTGTTGAAAAATTTGTCAGAATTATTTGCATAAATGCACGAAAAATAATTGCCAAATCTGATTTTTTACACGAAAAAATGGTAATTTAA
- a CDS encoding OmpL47-type beta-barrel domain-containing protein → MKKKYFLLLATFLFIFLFSFNISAQTDSLSGTYVDEEGKYYQQAELPVYLHISTSPNGEKTPLSGKKVGEKEISVQPIILDGHGVHILKHSDGQNPRNSYEYIIYADGLPPNSTSKFITPYVYRKNGTTFYGQDLQIKLDVKDQMSGVEGFYFNLDGMGNQPYTNTISVDSEGEHSLKYFSLDKVGNVETENMKEFVVDVSPPISTYNVVGINSENVISLGTKIYFTLEDNNVGVKNTFYRFDEQQNWKPYYNKRNLPLKSLDDGNHTLHFYSTDYLKNEEAKQSFTFYLDRTAPIMSADVLGDKFIVGQQVYFSGRTKLKLTAVDNKSGVKEVWYSIDGGEWASYNDPFYLPSKSGTHTIRYYAVDNTDNKGVEGAIDPRFDTYRHNVSAVYVDLTGPKLGYNYQGKTFKKGDILYISPETNLKLTATDSESGLQNVTYKINGQGEEIEYDTPFNVRESGMQSLEIIGYDNVNNRNTITTSFAVDAEAPTIFYHFSTTPDENREIAYPSYVQLFLGAQDGQTNTESIYYRINGGAKRLYNGKVSGFAKNKSYTILVEVKDKLGNIAEEEIIFETLEY, encoded by the coding sequence ATGAAAAAAAAATATTTTTTATTACTTGCTACTTTTTTATTTATTTTCTTATTTTCATTTAATATATCTGCTCAAACAGATTCCCTTTCAGGAACTTATGTAGATGAAGAGGGAAAGTATTATCAGCAAGCTGAATTGCCTGTTTATCTTCATATTTCTACAAGCCCAAACGGAGAAAAAACACCTCTTTCTGGAAAAAAAGTAGGTGAAAAAGAAATTTCTGTTCAGCCCATTATTTTAGATGGTCATGGAGTTCATATTCTCAAACATAGTGATGGACAAAATCCTAGAAATAGTTATGAATATATTATCTATGCTGATGGACTTCCCCCAAATTCTACATCAAAATTCATTACTCCTTATGTGTATCGTAAAAATGGAACTACTTTTTATGGACAAGATTTGCAAATCAAACTTGATGTAAAAGACCAAATGTCGGGTGTAGAAGGATTTTATTTCAATCTTGATGGAATGGGAAATCAACCCTATACAAATACTATTTCAGTAGATTCAGAAGGAGAGCATTCTCTAAAATATTTCTCACTAGATAAAGTAGGAAATGTAGAAACTGAGAATATGAAAGAGTTTGTTGTCGATGTTTCTCCTCCAATCAGTACTTATAATGTTGTTGGTATTAACTCTGAAAATGTGATTTCATTAGGTACAAAGATTTATTTTACCTTAGAAGATAACAATGTTGGTGTAAAAAACACATTCTATCGTTTTGATGAACAACAAAACTGGAAACCTTATTATAATAAAAGAAACTTGCCTTTAAAAAGTTTAGATGATGGAAATCATACTCTTCATTTTTATTCAACAGATTACCTAAAAAATGAAGAAGCTAAACAATCATTTACTTTTTATTTAGATAGAACTGCGCCAATTATGTCGGCTGATGTTTTGGGTGATAAATTTATTGTTGGTCAGCAAGTTTATTTTTCGGGTCGTACAAAACTAAAACTTACAGCAGTTGATAATAAATCAGGAGTAAAAGAAGTTTGGTACTCAATTGATGGTGGAGAATGGGCTTCATACAATGACCCTTTTTACTTACCTTCCAAATCAGGAACACATACCATTCGTTATTATGCTGTTGATAATACAGATAATAAAGGTGTTGAAGGAGCTATTGACCCACGTTTTGATACCTATAGACACAATGTAAGTGCTGTTTATGTAGATTTAACAGGTCCCAAATTAGGTTATAATTATCAAGGAAAAACATTTAAAAAAGGCGATATTCTTTATATTAGTCCAGAAACAAACTTAAAATTAACAGCTACTGACAGTGAATCTGGTTTACAAAATGTAACTTATAAAATAAATGGACAAGGTGAGGAAATAGAATATGATACTCCATTTAATGTACGAGAATCAGGTATGCAAAGCCTTGAAATTATTGGTTATGACAATGTAAATAATAGAAATACTATCACTACTTCTTTTGCTGTTGATGCAGAAGCACCAACTATTTTTTATCATTTTAGTACAACACCTGATGAGAATAGAGAAATTGCTTATCCTTCTTATGTTCAGTTATTTTTAGGAGCGCAAGACGGACAAACAAACACAGAATCAATTTATTATCGTATAAATGGTGGAGCAAAACGCCTTTATAATGGAAAAGTAAGTGGTTTTGCCAAAAATAAGAGCTACACTATTTTGGTAGAAGTAAAGGATAAACTAGGAAATATAGCTGAAGAAGAAATTATCTTTGAGACTTTAGAGTATTAA